The genomic region GTCAAATATTCGAGTGCTTTCTTGAGATGTTCGACAGCAACAGGCACCTCGTCAAATGCCAATGCCCCAACTGCAAACCTAGCTGCCTTTTGTGCTTCGGCTATCTTCTCAGGCGGAACCCGGTAACTGCTATCATAATGGTATGTCTGAGCAATAGTCGGACCATCCTGTAGACTTCCATTTCCGCTATTTGAATTGTATTGAGGGGCAGGCGGGTAATTTGTTACTGGTGGTCCTGATTGTTGAGAATATGATGCATCGGCACCCTGATAATACGACGGTTGATGAGATGGTGCGGCCGGGAGACTACTTTCAGAAAAACTTGGGTATGACTGAAAGTTAGGTAAAGTATACGGCGCTGGGGTTTCTTGTGGATGATAGTTTTGAGGAGGAGCATAAGGTGGATGTTGAGGTTCTTGCATATAAGGTTGGCCTTGATATGGCTGAGGATAATTAGGGTTTTCCGGTCTTACAGAAGTATGACCCGATTGGTAATCATGAGAAGGATATTCGGAAGTATGTGAGGAATATTCACCACTCGGGTACGAGGGAGGAGGTGGTGGCGTATTTATGGAAGCTTGTCTCTTCAGACTGTCAGGGAATTGAGGGGAGGGCGTTGGATCAGGTTCGTGAGTTGGATTGATATCATTCCCAATATGCTTTGGCTCAACATCCTGCAAGAAGCAGCAACAATAAGTCAATAACTATCTTTGAAACCGTCACTGAAAGCCATGTACTACCTTCGTGGTCAATTGATGGACATTTTAATACCACGCTTGAAATGGACCGTCGAATAACTCAACATGCATATCAATTGTAGAGCACGAGATCTAGAGAAGGCTTTCTATATGGTATCTGAATGCATTTCATTTTTCGACGTATAGAGATGAAAGCTATTTTATTAGAGTGACTTGTGACGAATAATATTGGCCCATCAATTATATCTCTCTTGTTCTCATTTCACATGTGATTCCCATACAGCAAGAACAAAGTGTTAGCCCCAATGTTACACAAAGTTGGCTGACATGAACCGTCTCATGAACTTTATCGTGATGTGATACATGGTATCTAAATGCATTTCATTTATGAAGGATTAAAAATGGGGAAACCTTGAGAAAATAAATGTGATGACTAAACAATTAAGAAAAACCTAGGAAGGATAGATGAAAATAGATCATTAACAGGGGAAAAGAAATAAGAATGTATGAAAACTCTCCAAAGAGAGAACACAAACTAGAAGTGTAAATAAGTGCCAAATGGCGAATATAAAGAAACTTAAACGGAAATCAATTTATTTTCACAAATTTAAACTTCAACTCCAACGTATGAATAATTATCGCCTTCCACTGTACTCTAAGAGACATACATTTCAATCTCACACAGACACATCTCTCTCAATCACCATCATCAGAGTTTTAGACTTCCTCTACCCTTCAAAATCATATTATTGCCACTCTCGTTCCTCCTAACTTTGGTCTAAGTCTCACATAGACATACCTTCTTAGCCTACAAGTAATCTCACGCTTAGTAACTGCAGCTCCTATCTTATTTCCAGACACTAATTATTTCACTCCTCGATAGATCCGCTCTTAAATGTCCACAAATAGGTATTTCAAAGCTGCATCCTCATGTACTCCACATTATCTGATGCACGTGACACTGCTACCCATAAGTGACTAATTTCTACGTTGATCGCCACAAATATATCACAATTCTTGTCCTTTATCCAGAATATAGAAATCTTGCTAACTAATGGGGGGATGAGCCAATGGGGGTTGAtacattttcaaaaataaaacaaaatttaAGAACCTTTGTCCCGAAAATAGGTAAATGTAATAGTGTGGATCCAAAATGTTTAAGAGCTTGAGACCGCCTAACATTGTGTCCGGATTAATTTTTCCAGCTCAACTCAGGAATAGGACGTAAAGCAAGAAATAAAACTTTCTTTGGTAACATGAAACTGTAAGAAAAAGCCTCAgaaatcaacaataacaaagctTTCAATCTATAACTACAGATGAAGACAAGCTCGGATCTTACAAATCCAGTGCTTGTGGTTGCCGACGGACTTGGCAAATCTTGCTCACCACCAGGTGGCCCCGGCACAGGCTTCCTTCCCTCTTTTATAGCTTTCCTTATATCAGCAGCTTTCCATATAGCATACTTTTGCTTCTGCTCGAGCTGTCAAATGGGAAGTTTAGAGTAGAGAAGTGAAACAGCGCAGCAGATAAGCAATAACATTTTCATATTATACAATAGCCAATGACCAGTTTAAGTGGAGCTTCAAAGGAAAGCACTGTCAAATGAAAGAAGAAAGAAGTATCGACACAAAGTAAGAAACTTACATCTGGCGCAAGTTCTCCAAATTGATTAAGAATCTCAAAGAAGATGCTTGCAGCATAGAAGGTTTTGGCAGTATTTCTACAGCAAATTAAGTACGTCAACATCAGATAATGACTTTTCAAGCAAATAAAACTCGCACAGTTTCAGGATTTTGCTTTCCACCAAAGTAGCGCGCTGAATAGACTAAAAAACAAATAAGATTTAAACATCCATCTTAAGAAGGCCAGGGGGAGATCACCAGGTATGATTACGCAGCTAACAAAAGTCAATTTTGAGAATTTGAAAGAGAGATAGTTAAAATGTAATCTCAaaagagcatagaatcccaatgtTCAATATCAGCttattcactaattaaatttGAGTTTGAATATCTGAAAATATATATTTTTCAAATTTATGTTTATACTTTTGTTTGTTTGATATCTTCCAATTTATCTCACACAAGTCTCAAAAAGTAGGGAGAAGTTAaaaaaacaaatgagaaaaacaaaAGCTGCGAGGAACATGAAACATAACATTTCTTGAACATGTTAACCGTTTTTATCTCCTCATATCAAGCCTACAATATTATGCAAGATAAGGCAGTCATTAATAGAATTTGGAATTGGCAGCTATAAACAAAGTAACAAACTAGTAAACAGAGATTTTGAAGTTTGAACACAAGTCAttcgagataaaaaaaaaaaagtctctTACAGATCTGCTCGCCCAGCGCGATCTTGCTTGTCTGCCTTGGCAAAAACGTTTAAAGCAAATCCTTCCAAGTGTAGATTGTCATCTGGTGATAAATTCAACGATTTTTTGTCCTGCAATATGCCAAAAAAAAAATGACCCCAAGCCAGCAGAACAGAAACACAATTACCAAATCTCGACAACAACGTTTTCTAAGATACAAATCTCTGTGCTTGTGGACCTGGACGCATAACCTCTAGCTTAATAGAAATGAGAACTGATGATCCTTTAAATACATATATGAGGTGAGCTAATGATATTCTGCTACAGACTTTACATTCCAGAAAAAAGTAGTGCATTATTATTAACACGATGAGAATTCTAGGATATCGTACATCACTCGCACCCAATGTAGTCGACCAGTAATCGGTTAAGATTTCATGGGGCAATTCACCGACCATCGTTTGAGCATCGTCATTAGATCTTATAGTTCAGCGACAAATATGTCATCTTTGCTAGCAAGTAGCAACTGTTTCAATGAATTTAGTGGTATTTAATCAGACTACCAGAGGTATCTGAATTGAGCTACTAAATTCAATGCCTAGACGTATTTCTGTATAATTTACATTACTATAACTTAATCCAACAGTTCTTCGTAaccaacaataatcacaacaaaacTTTAAACTCAACAGCATCTCATTACCACTAACCAAACACCCTCGCTAACATGTCGCGCGTTTTAAACATCTGATATAAGCACTCCACTACATTACTTGCCTAACACCGTCTTAAGCTTGCTAGAAATTTATTACAGCTAGCATTAAATGAACCACATGCTCGTCTTTCTTAAGACGGTCTCAAATGAGATTTTTTATGTTGAATCGCATCAATCAACCAGTATCAAAACAATTGATCACACAAGGATTACAAAGCATGCGATGATATACACAATCAAAACAGTAATCAATTCCTCAAATCACTAAGCATACACATGCAATTACACATATCAAAAAGACGaataaaaaatgaagaaaaattcaaccttttcaagttgtttgattaGCGAAACGAGAATTTTGTTAGTAGTATCAGTGCGCTCGTTTTGCGGAATCCTTAATCCTCTTTCCATCGCATATAATCGACCTAATCAATCAAACAAAATAATCGATTAATCAAATTCAAAcaccaaaattagggtttcgaaataaaATCTGGAATCAAACAACGCATTGGAGAGAGAGAAAGGAAGATACAGTAGTAAGCGACAAGAGGTTCGTGCTTGAAGAGTTCATCGGCGCGTTGGAGATAAGGAAGTAAGAGTTTCGCAGGTTCGGTATCGGACGCCATGGATGATAGTTTGATTAGCTTAGCGAAGAAGGAATTAGTTAGTGGTTGACCGCATCAACAGCCAAAAGGAGAGGGCTTGTTGGAGTATATACGACGACGGTTCTTGTTGTTGTACCCGTTTTTATGTgacttgattttgattttggaagTTTCGTCGTTTGATTTATTATCGACCTTCTCCGAATAGCTCTTTACGGTTTACACCTCTTCCTAAGACCATGTTTATAGGTAGGTTTTACATGGGCAAGGTCTTGAATAAAgacaaaaaaaactaaaaaacaaaaaggaaaacaaaaataaaatgtagACCTTGTTTCACAAAGTCGTTCCATGCGTTCCAATATGGAACACTTAGCCCACATTCAAGACCTCCTCTTCCATGCCACATGTCAGCTAGTGAATGGATAGAAGGTTTATTGGAAAAAAGAAGTTATTGTTATTCTTTTCAAAAtggttttaattttaattttacatattaaaaaaaaaattataattacataaaaatttataatttttcGTGCTCTATAAAATGAGATCACATTTGACATATTTTGGAGCACATTATAATTTATTTGTATTGTTTATAAAAcattatttttaaatgaaaaaatatcataaaacttaaaaaattcaaaaatattataTGTTACATTAATATATGTATACACACACATTTTGGGacaaatatttatttatttttgttattctTGTTGTATATAGTAAAAAGATAAGGAGATGGTTTAAGTAAGTTAAGGTAGGGCTTGATAAAAGAGTAAAAACGAAAACTAGGGCTTCTATGTTGGTTTagaaaaaatattaatatttaatgTAAGACCTAGGTTTGCAAGAACTACGGATAAACATGGTCTAAGGCCCGTCAAACGGATCAATTGGATTCGAAGGCGTGTCGGGTTAATAACGGTCCAGGTAGGGGCGTGTTTAAGACGTCGGGTAATTACGGGCGCGGGAATCGGGTCTCCGATTTTGGTCACTAAATTAACACGCTTTGTTGATGAAATTCAATATAAACCTCGAAACATATTACAGTACACTTGTGTATTCATATTTGGGGCCTCATATTTTTGTGCCGCACCAGACCTCCATTTGTTTTAAGACGCTTCTGGATCCAGGTCTTCAAGGCTTCGACTTATTCTCGTTTACATGTCTTTGGGAATGAGCTAAGTTGGATCGTATAATTTTGAATTCGGCTCAGTTTTGGGtgtattgtaatttgtaataaatATATCAACTATTAAGGGATAATAATCAATACATTGCAATAAacattcaagtttttttttttgtcagaaaaACGTTCAAGTTGAATATTATCAACTTGTGTCCTTTGTACGGCTTTACGGGTGCAGGCCGAGTTCGATTTGGGTCACTCAAATCTGATAATTTTGTTAAGAGCACCCACAATAGGTTCTTCACACTTTCTCGTGAAGATAGTGAAACAATATTAAATTGCAAAAAGTTGACACCTTGGCAATAAAGGCACAGTTTTTTGAACGAAAATTTAACCCGTCTGAAATTTGGTGAGAAATCAGAAAGTGGGGCCTCTAGTTACTTCTGTAGAAGGATTtcatttcacttttttttttcttttattaacTCAATTAGCCACTCGAAATCTGTCATGTGTCCCTCTCCCCAGTGGTACATTTTCTTATAATAGCTATATTTGAAGAAATTTTAGAACAGTAATATTTCacaaattatttatttttaaaaaataaaataaccatAATTCATATTTTTTTACCCTCTATAAAATAAGTCTAATATCAATATATTTCCTCACacttcttcttttatttttttctctACTTAATCTCTCCAAATTACATATATATATCTATTATTTACTTTCAGTATAAATCcttataataataatcataataatatgaATTCAAATTTATCCTTCCAGAAGGAGAGCGTTCTAAACTTCAGTTATTGTACAACATATACTCAGACTATTTaagggatgaagaacttgcagATCAGATGGAgagtgtaacacccctaatttccgtaatataattctttaattttattttcccatatttcatattttattttccgggaaaatatccgtcttttatcttttgggctcgttgggctcgaaaaacgatgaagacccgtttcttccttgggtctcacgtgatttTGGTGGTTATGGGTGgattttgggcctaaacctagaataaacccatgagcttctctataaatataaggggaaatcaaacgcttgctcttcgtttctcataattctcaaaaccctaaacctaaattcTCTCCTCTTCCTTCCTCTCTTGTGCCGCGCGCCCctttcctagggtttcgtgccgcgcctcttcctccttccttcatcatctttcgtgcttagatcaaTCATACTTCTTgaatttatctatcttcttcgtaagttttatgtttttcgcgtagtttttatagtctatagtttatatatatatatatatatatatatatatatatatatatatatatatatatatatatatatatatattgtggggtaatatccgtataagaccctctaaatttaggactataacgtaaatttaacatgcgattatcgtcataaaacataaatacaatagagaaacgataaaggtaaagaattaacctcgggtcctttatagtgcggcatAAAGAAcaaaatcaaacgagattccctcctaattgttgcacccaagacttgtccgagatatgcccttggctagatggtgttctccgattgccttgcaatattgggagaactgatgtgaggttttctcgagatgtgagatctcggtttcagagaaaaattaatctctaaaaccctaattattttcactAATGACGATTAGGTCGAAAAGGaagagaagctctcccttttgatctcccaatctcggccaaaccgagtccatggggaggaaatgggcttttccatttcctcttcattttaactcgtagtccgtgcccaaaagactaaatgtatatgacgctgtttattataaatcgtcatcggttatcggctattaaaacatcaactaataacacgggttagttgaagtattaaaacgtgtccgacaaagacgatattgtataattaattcaatatacattaattaaacataaaacgcttatatttaattttacgaattaaccggttaattcgccttagcccatgatatttaatccgtattaaatataatatctcaacatcacattttgactaattactagtcaaataactcggactaaccggttagtcaaatttggcatctacatgatcgtattttcatctttgtcacatctctcgaacgtatcctataggtgtgacttttagggaccattgACCACCGCCATCcatgtatgacaataacgtcaaacttatctagcaagccaaccgttattgataaacgtggatcaaccgataataataccaaaagtatgccctttgatccttttagaggtttataagtccttgcactaactgttaaggacaccaaccccaacaagctcccacttgtccgtacaagtgcatgtgcaatgacgttatccgcactaactggaggacacacagctctaacaaactcccacttgtccgtacaagtgtatgtgcgataaccgattctcatattcatttaaaatttctcccactcaatgtaaaacaatttgcgatctCGAATctacaaaggtcgtattttacaatcgatccgtatctagagtggtttccccgactagagagtaacttaaccgataaaacgaatccgtatccgagcatggccatgcatttcgattctgactcctcgagtggccccgagaaatatctaatacccgataaaggctgaatatttccttcaactcgactccttccgatctaagcacaaagatgaaatgacccgagaaaaaatctacttggccccctgttacggatgaccgtgagaaagaaaccaaagtcacccaaaatctgccgtagtctcaagagacaatcgatagtcaaaagaatcgactcttaggatcaccatggaggtcctatccacgaccgggcaccgaatgttataaaacatttaggactccacgtcgatgtcacaagtgtgtcctacgaaatatccgtataaatcgcctctgtgattggtcagccaaccggttgacttatggctcgttgaacccaccatcaaccaacgtcacaaaataattgccgagttatcagctcatgtgggcaattaaggaccgaaaagatataatgttcgttcagttcactttgtggtgttcaaaatttgtcgtacaaatccacatgacaaacaaaatatatatataaaatatcaaaacgatgatgtcgtatagagtacaagagagaatgaatctgatccataaaagagtactacaacttaggaacacgtttaattcccatggaattaacgtgcccttcatgcttatcttgtcgtaatgctttagtgagaggatctgctatgttatcatctgtagcaatcttttctatcactacttccttttgctccacgtaatcccggattagatgagctttccgttgtacatgtctagacttgttgctagactttggctccttagcttggaagatggcaccactattgtcgcaatagatggtgatcgggtcattcgaactgggcactacagagagcccatgtaagaattgacgcatccatatcgcttcctttgtagcttcagacgcggcatagtactcggactcggtcgtagaatctgctttataatgatttgtttgaactcttccacCGTGatcatgcagcgccattaagagtaaaaacgaatccagactgagatttcgagtcatctcgatccgtttggaagctagcatctgcgtaaccggttgcgcatagcttttgagagcctccataagtcaatgcccaatctttagtcctccgtaggtacttaagaatgttcttgacagctaaccaatgtggttcacctggatgctgttggaatcgacttgtcatactcaatgcatatgccacgtccggacgtgtgcatatcatggcatacatgattgatcctattgccgaggcatatggaatccgtgtcatgcgctctttctcttccggtgtctcggtgccgagacttgctcaaatgcacccctggagccataggaaggaaccccttcttggagttagtcatgctttgaatctctctaggactttgtctatgtaagactctgacgagagataacatccgtcgtgatctatctcgatagatacggatgcctagaattctttgtgcctctcccagatctttcatctggaaatggtttttcaaccatactttcaccgaagttaagagaggtatgtcattcccaatcaggagtatgtcgtcaacatacaatattaggaaaacaatcttgctcccactcgacttgatatataaacatggttcctcgaccgatcgagtaaatccattttctttaatcacttggtcgaagcgatgattccaactccgggatgcttgcttaagtccataaatggaacgcttaagtttgcatactttcttaggatgttgtggatcgatgaaaccttcgggttgtaccatgtacaactcttcctccaaaaaaccgtttaagaaggcggttttcacgtccatttgccaaatttcatagtcatgaaaagcggcgatcgctaagataatccgaatggaacgcaaagataactacgggtgcaaaaatctcatcgtagtgcaaacctggcacttgtgtgaaacctttagcaactagtcgtgctttatagatatcttgttgaccttccaacgaatgctttatcttgtaaagccatttgcattgaaggggacgaaccttagcaggtaagtcaacgagatcccacacgttgttctcatacatggagtccatctcggattgcatggcctcaagccatagctttgagtcagaactagtcatggcacctttataggttgcgggttcagtactcgttaagagtagaacgtcatctatgtcatgttcctcgaccataccaatgtatctgtctggaggaatagagactcttcccgacctcctaggttcctcaggaatattcaccgcagccgggattgaaggaacaggttcctccaatggttgctcggtgtttggttctggaatctccgacaggtcgtaggttctatcactctttgcattctcaagaaattccttctctaagaatgtcgcactagccgcaacaaaaacacgttgttcggttggcgaatagaagtaatgaccaagtgttcctttaggataacctataaagtatgtcttgaccgatcgcgggccgagcttatcctcgtgtctccacttgacataagcctcgcagccccaaacccgtataaaggacaagttagggaccgttcccttccatagttcatatggagtcttgtcaacagctttagacggacttcggttaagtattagagcagctgacataagagcataaccccataacgagtcAGGCAACacagtgtgactcatcatggatcgaaccatatcaagtagtgttcgatttctccgttcggacacaccattcaactgaggtgttccaggtggagttaactgtagggcaatcccacagtcctttaggtgttgatcaaactcgtgagaaagatactcgccaccacgatctgaacgtagtgttttaatctttttacccaataggttctgcaccctattctggtattctttgaatttctcaaaggattcacttttgtgcttcattaagtagacatagccatatctacttaaatcgtccgtgaaagtgatgaaatacctatagccttctcgtgcggtgattgacataggtccacatacatccgtgtgtatgagtcctaataggtcagcagcgcgcattccaacacctttgaaggaaatacgattcatcttaccgatgagacatgattcacacgtgccaaatgattgaaaatcaaaggccgagatagctccatgtttgatgagccgttttttcgcgtttctcattaatgtgtcccatacggcagtgccatagatacttttgatctttgtcaccaacctttaactttttattcattacgtgtaatatttcggtggtctgatctaaaacataaattccattcatggagactgccttgccataaatcatattgtgtaaagagaaaatgcaagtattattctcaattacaaatgaaaaaccaagtttgtcaagtgcaaaccgaaataatgtttttcgaaagactgggtacataatagcaatcatataatgataactcaaatccgctaggaagctggatcacatatgttcccctcgagacggcagccactcttgctccattcccgacacgcaggtcaacctcaccctttacgagaggcttgagatttcggagcccctgcacatgattacacggatgagaaccacaaccagtatcaagtacccaagttccgtaacttgcgtggttaatctcaatcatatgaataaaagtagaaggagaagacataccaacaggtttaacgcgacccgcttttatgtcctcatgataaacaggacatgtacgcctccaatgctcgatcttgtggcaatgatggcattccatgttttcggtcttgctctttgtcgcgcctgatgagttacttgcctcaccaggcccactcttacctgatcccgacttcttaaacttcggtttgcctactgctaggcctggctgaactttgcccttacccttgcccttgtttgacacaacgagaacatcctgtttcatgctcccaccgaacttcatgtccttctcggtctgtacgaggagggagtgcagttcatggggagttttcttcaaatcattcatatagtaattcgctctaaattgcgaataaccatcgtggagtgagtgaagtatgcggtcgatcacaatgttctcgctgatcttacaatcaaaggtctccgacttctcgacattctcaatcatgctttgagaatgtgtgggctaaccggttggccctttcgagtctcgcatcaaagaagcgagtggtaagctcataggtcacgattctcggtgcttttgagaattccctagtgagtgtagtgaaaatcttgtttgcactttgagctatgaagcgtttcgcaaattggattccattgcaaaaataagtacgttctttaccgcacccacttccatggcgaaatcgttatacttgtcgatttcgttaatttcaccgtggggcctgggtttggtgggatgggctcaatcggatatttgagcttcccatcgaatggcggcattccgtaatgccgcctcccggtccgtgaagtttgatccatcattcttgatcgagtagagtagacgattcatcgatccatgaagatccgaagccaggactcacggtccaatgtgacacttggcattgggtcgtcctcacggccagccattatgttattagcagtttaaatgttcgtgttctacattgaaaaaggaagaaaaacaaaacgaaataagcaactcatcgaggtgatttaagtctatttaaaattcattttaaacatgtagactctcgcacttgcataattgatctccctcaagaatgatacaagtgatcccaagactcaatttctgtaaattgataagccaactgtttagctaattcttccggaagaactcttggtcgatagatttccgtaaatcctatctatagtccaccacagtcacaggatcgtttagtgaccatagtgt from Silene latifolia isolate original U9 population chromosome 3, ASM4854445v1, whole genome shotgun sequence harbors:
- the LOC141646815 gene encoding protein HOMOLOG OF MAMMALIAN LYST-INTERACTING PROTEIN 5, with the protein product MASDTEPAKLLLPYLQRADELFKHEPLVAYYCRLYAMERGLRIPQNERTDTTNKILVSLIKQLEKDKKSLNLSPDDNLHLEGFALNVFAKADKQDRAGRADLNTAKTFYAASIFFEILNQFGELAPDLEQKQKYAIWKAADIRKAIKEGRKPVPGPPGGEQDLPSPSATTSTGFDVEPKHIGNDINPTHEPDPTPSPQFPDSLKRQASINTPPPPPSYPSGEYSSHTSEYPSHDYQSGHTSVRPENPNYPQPYQGQPYMQEPQHPPYAPPQNYHPQETPAPYTLPNFQSYPSFSESSLPAAPSHQPSYYQGADASYSQQSGPPVTNYPPAPQYNSNSGNGSLQDGPTIAQTYHYDSSYRVPPEKIAEAQKAARFAVGALAFDEVPVAVEHLKKALEYLTNPSAGH